From Camelina sativa cultivar DH55 chromosome 7, Cs, whole genome shotgun sequence, one genomic window encodes:
- the LOC104701425 gene encoding glycerate dehydrogenase HPR, peroxisomal, translating into MAKPMSIEVYNPNGKYRVVSTKPMPGTRWINLLVDQGCRVEICHLKKTILSVEDIIDLIGDKCDGVIGQLTEDWGETLFSALSKAGGKAFSNMAVGYNNVDVEAANKYGIAVGNTPGVLTETTAELAASLSLAAARRIVEADEFMRGGLYEGWLPHLFVGNLLKGQTVGVIGAGRIGSAYARMMVEGFKMNLIYFDLYQSTRLEKFVTAYGQFLKANGEQPVTWKRASSMEEVLREADLISLHPVLDKTTYHLVNKERLAMMKKEAILVNCSRGPVIDEAALVDHLRENPMFRVGLDVFEEEPFMKPGLADMKNAIVVPHIASASKWTREGMATLAALNVLGRVKGYPIWSDPNRVDPFLNENASPPNASPSIVNSKALGLPVSKL; encoded by the exons ATGGCGAAACCAATGTCCATCGAAGTGTACAACCCGAATGGGAAGTACAGAGTCGTCAGCACAAAGCCGATGCCTGGTACTCGCTGGATCAATCTCTTGGTAGACCAAGGTTGTCGTGTTGAG aTATGTCATTTGAAGAAGACGATCTTGTCTGTAGAAGATATCATTGATCTGATTGGAGACAAGTGTGATGGAGTCATCGGTCAG TTGACGGAAGATTGGGGAGAGACTCTGTTTTCAGCTCTGAGCAAAGCAGGAGGGAAAGCTTTCAGTAACATGGCCGTTGGTTACAACAACGTCGATGTTGAAGCTGCCAATAAGTATGGAATTGCCGTCGGTAACACTCCG GGTGTGTTGACCGAGACAACGGCCGAACTAGCTGCTTCACTTTCCTTGGCTGCTGCAAGAAGAATTGTTGAAGCTGATGAGTTTATGAGAGGTGGCTTGTATGAAGGATGGCTTCCTCATCT GTTTGTGGGTAACTTACTTAAAGGACAAACTGTGGGAGTTATTGGAGCTGGACGTATTGGATCTGCTTATGCTAGAATGATG GTCGAAGGTTTCAAGATGAACTTGATCTACTTTGATCTTTACCAATCCACTCGTCTTGAGAAGTTTGTGACAG CTTATGGACAATTCTTGAAAGCAAATGGTGAACAACCTGTGACATGGAAACGAGCTTCGTCCATGGAGGAGGTGCTGCGTGAGGCTGACCTG ATAAGTCTTCACCCGGTGCTTGACAAAACCACTTACCACCTTGTCAACAAGGAGAGGCTTGCCATGATGAAAAAG GAAGCAATCCTTGTGAACTGCAGTAGAGGTCCCGTGATCGATGAAGCAGCTCTGGTTGATCATCTCAGAGAGAACCCAATGTTCCGAGTTGGTCTTGATGTGTTTGAG GAAGAGCCATTCATGAAACCAGGGCTTGCTGATATGAAAAACGCTATTGTTGTTCCTCACATTGCTTCTGCTTCAAAG TGGACTCGTGAAGGAATGGCTACACTTGCAGCTCTCAATGTCCTC GGAAGGGTCAAAGGGTACCCGATTTGGAGTGACCCGAACCGAGTAGACCCATTCTTGAACGAAAATGCTTCACCACCTAATGCAAGTCCAAGCATCGTCAACTCAAAGGCCTTAG GATTGCCTGTTTCGAAGCTATGA
- the LOC104701426 gene encoding CDP-diacylglycerol--inositol 3-phosphatidyltransferase 1, translating into MAKKERPRPQKLSVYLYIPNIVGYMRVLLNCVAFAVCFSNKTLFSVLYFFSFCCDAVDGWVARRFNQVSTFGAVLDMVTDRVSTACLLVILSQIYRPGLVFLSLLALDIASHWLQMYSTFLAGKSSHKDVKDSTSWLFRLYYGNRIFMCYCCVSCEVLYIILLLIAKNQSENLLNVVVATLTQISPLSFLLALTLFGWSMKQTVNVIQMKTAADVCVLYDIEKQQKP; encoded by the exons ATGGCTAAAAAGGAGAGACCAAGACCTCAAAAGTTGTCTGTTTACCTTTATATACCTAATATTGTTG GGTACATGAGAGTTCTCTTGAACTGTGTTGCTTTTGCTGTGTGTTTCTCCAACAAGACACTTTTCTCTGTCCTCTATTTCTTCAG CTTTTGTTGTGATGCTGTGGATGGCTGGGTTGCTCGTAGATTCAACCAAG TTTCAACATTTGGAGCTGTTCTTGACATGGTCACAGATAG AGTTAGCACGGCCTGTCTACTCGTGATTCTCTCTCAAATCTACAG GCCTGGCTTGGTCTTCCTTTCATTGCTGGCTTTAGATATTGCTAGTCACTGGCTGCAGATGTACAG TACGTTTCTAGCAGGGAAAAGCAGCCATAAGGATGTGAAAGACAGCACAAGCTGGCTTTTTAGACTCTACTACGGAAACCGGATATTTATGTGTTATTGCTGTGTTTCTTGTGAG GTTCTGTATATCATCCTTCTTCTCATTGCAAAGAACCAATCCGAAAATCTCCTGAAT GTCGTAGTTGCCACATTAACGCAGATTTCACCACTCTCTTTTCTCCTTGCTTTGACATTGTTTGGTTGGTCGATGAAGCAGACCGTCAATGTCATTCAG ATGAAAACAGCTGCAGACGTTTGTGTACTGTATGACATAGAGAAGCAGCAGAAGCCTtga